One stretch of Paenibacillus sp. FSL R5-0341 DNA includes these proteins:
- a CDS encoding SDR family NAD(P)-dependent oxidoreductase, whose translation MKASEYIFGQIQKGQLDSAVGKGLLEEIIPDDIAIVGMSCEYSDIKDTFEFYQTVKNGKQGFKEFPKGRIGYIPEDHTYLHNGAKHLKITPEEFLDRLCKEKGSYLEDIDTFDYDFFGISQDEARYIDPTHRLVMKHSYLALEDAGVRLSDVKDSKTAIYIGKDKSITASYRSEIEEDSNHINSGNWEGILASRLNYIYNLSGGSFVVDTACSSSLVAAHLALKTLRDKEIDTAIVGGIALGLFPRQGSVLDQYSNVETPRSFLKVFDAESQGTIFGEGVGIVILKRLKDALADNDNIYSIIRGSMINSDGKSNGLTAPNPHAQKDLLLDAYTSSHISPETVDYIDAHGTGTKLGDPIEVRGLTDAYKKYVNKRGFCALTSLKENIGHTVGAAGVGGLIKMSLALRNQEIFPNHSFEAPNEYIKFVDSPFYIPTQAEKWIKGKYPRRGGISSFGFSGTNAHVILEEYEHAINESDNDQVAFPFVFTAQSSDQLIKMLYKYVKHEEYMSEYRLQDISYTLIHRRNWFNTGVGFQARSMEEFSTKVRAAITLLEDRVPTEGIFTTNDQAVTADMKKLIHYQLKTDYRKFDLNELIQLKLDGHETTFDEYPYLKARTVTLPGYEFKSDILWATVKRYSPPVQSGPSLPVKATLIQKQVIRSAKSDVYQVNLSPDDWFVDDHRIGGKRTFSGTTYTELAAELASLYFDESAFTLEKLYFKNLIQLDDKTDKRFLIHVNKLSAKQLDIEVLSYENDDLEQYMTHAVFTLKPQEAMEKHKLDLSSEVHNQLKPTAMGSTEEENNFFKGRWNFIAQDFRMVHMNDSKLLLSLDLQEEFLEDLEAYHLHPSMLDGILGAMVYERAQARQKTYLPLSYGRFTYTGVRFTRKMYSVTELLYDITGDHDVITAHIHVYNDQGDLVAYVDKYIMKSFANMLFKPYLHTIGWERSTVEFTNREVEHGADKQVLLISNDRVVTPEIPTISRVNYNQLDRITTGNKYDVVVYAPWIGLDITDPGKIEEELLNYFLFAKTANKLLKRGGKLIFAADQGLALEKDQLQVNPLQYAMLSSGRIVGLENTGFATQMIQITEFNIDELLRLAAFSELDGKKVIADDGIIYEESLIENKDLKHRPVNLVKNDCVIVTGGYGGIGLEYIEQLLDINAEVHIAVLGRTDIQAVLASKQERTPYEDSKLNKLNKLISKGANLKFYPCDISHESDVQTAITTIQAKYNIAGIIHLAGVPEEGMLFTKTEDDFKNIIAPKATGTLLLRKYVNADKLQFFVTSSSMTTITGSAGQFSYTVANAFLEGMALSDSLITAIQWPGWKETGMALNFGDLDAADEHLLMKSVSNMEGGEYIKLSLQTGNSGFIAGEFNTSKIEEYLGGYINLPDVYSRGKGRPNSEGEAVEDRPYQIKDFGSLTVTGTDRQDDVEKFVTVVFASVLDLDEIDVHKSFTDLGGDSLKAFGIYGPIAEQFNIDIEVADVFIYPTIVQLSEYVKELMEEAAA comes from the coding sequence ATGAAGGCGAGTGAGTATATCTTCGGTCAAATTCAAAAGGGCCAGCTCGATTCAGCAGTAGGCAAAGGTTTGTTAGAAGAGATTATTCCAGATGATATTGCCATAGTAGGTATGTCATGCGAATACAGTGACATCAAGGATACATTTGAGTTTTACCAAACTGTTAAAAACGGAAAACAGGGGTTTAAGGAATTTCCCAAAGGTCGAATTGGTTATATTCCCGAAGATCATACTTATCTGCACAACGGAGCCAAACATTTGAAGATTACACCTGAGGAATTTTTGGACAGGCTGTGTAAAGAAAAGGGATCGTATCTCGAGGATATTGATACCTTTGATTATGACTTTTTCGGTATCAGTCAGGATGAGGCTAGATATATTGATCCCACGCATCGTTTGGTTATGAAGCACTCCTATCTTGCTCTGGAGGATGCAGGTGTTCGCTTATCGGATGTTAAGGATAGTAAGACGGCTATCTATATAGGCAAAGACAAATCCATAACAGCAAGTTATCGTTCTGAGATTGAAGAAGATTCCAATCATATTAACTCAGGGAACTGGGAAGGCATACTGGCAAGTCGTCTCAATTATATTTATAACTTGTCTGGAGGTTCATTTGTAGTTGATACAGCTTGTTCCTCCTCACTGGTTGCTGCACATCTGGCATTGAAAACACTTCGGGATAAAGAAATTGATACAGCAATTGTCGGCGGTATTGCGCTCGGACTTTTCCCGCGTCAAGGTAGTGTACTTGATCAATACAGTAATGTGGAGACACCACGTTCCTTCCTGAAAGTATTTGATGCTGAATCTCAAGGAACAATCTTTGGCGAAGGTGTAGGTATTGTCATTCTTAAAAGGTTGAAAGATGCCTTAGCAGACAATGACAACATTTATTCAATTATCCGTGGCAGTATGATTAATAGTGATGGAAAATCCAACGGTTTGACTGCCCCTAATCCACATGCTCAAAAGGATCTTCTACTGGATGCTTATACAAGCAGTCATATCTCACCTGAAACGGTAGATTACATTGATGCACATGGAACGGGTACGAAACTGGGTGATCCAATTGAAGTTAGAGGGCTAACGGATGCATACAAAAAATATGTGAACAAACGCGGTTTTTGTGCACTGACAAGTTTGAAAGAAAATATTGGTCATACCGTAGGAGCAGCAGGGGTAGGCGGATTGATTAAGATGTCACTTGCGCTTCGCAATCAGGAGATCTTCCCAAACCATTCTTTTGAAGCTCCGAATGAATATATCAAGTTTGTGGACAGTCCATTCTACATTCCTACCCAGGCTGAGAAGTGGATTAAAGGAAAGTACCCGCGTCGAGGAGGAATCAGTTCCTTTGGATTCAGCGGTACCAATGCTCATGTGATTCTTGAGGAATATGAGCATGCTATAAACGAGTCAGATAATGATCAAGTTGCCTTTCCATTTGTTTTCACTGCACAATCATCTGATCAGTTGATCAAAATGTTGTACAAGTATGTGAAACATGAAGAATACATGAGTGAATATAGGCTACAAGATATTTCATATACCCTTATTCATAGAAGAAACTGGTTTAATACAGGAGTTGGTTTCCAGGCTAGATCGATGGAAGAATTTTCAACAAAAGTAAGAGCTGCGATCACATTGTTGGAAGACCGAGTGCCAACAGAAGGAATCTTTACGACGAATGACCAAGCAGTAACAGCTGATATGAAAAAACTTATCCACTATCAATTGAAAACAGACTATAGAAAGTTTGATCTGAACGAACTTATTCAACTCAAACTGGATGGGCACGAGACGACATTCGACGAATACCCGTATCTGAAAGCTAGAACTGTAACATTACCAGGTTACGAATTCAAATCTGATATTCTATGGGCTACAGTTAAACGATATAGTCCGCCTGTTCAATCAGGTCCGAGTCTGCCAGTGAAAGCGACATTGATTCAAAAGCAAGTTATTAGATCCGCCAAATCGGATGTATACCAAGTGAACCTATCCCCAGATGATTGGTTTGTAGATGATCATCGGATTGGAGGTAAGCGCACGTTCTCGGGTACCACGTATACCGAATTGGCTGCTGAGCTAGCTTCCTTATATTTTGATGAATCTGCGTTTACGCTAGAAAAATTGTATTTCAAAAATTTGATTCAGCTAGATGACAAAACAGATAAACGTTTCCTGATTCATGTTAACAAGCTGTCTGCCAAGCAACTGGATATTGAGGTTCTCTCATACGAGAATGATGATCTAGAGCAGTATATGACTCATGCGGTCTTTACACTTAAACCTCAGGAAGCAATGGAGAAGCATAAGCTTGATTTGTCCTCAGAAGTACACAATCAATTGAAGCCTACAGCAATGGGAAGTACAGAAGAGGAGAATAATTTCTTTAAAGGACGTTGGAACTTTATCGCTCAGGACTTCCGGATGGTTCATATGAACGATTCAAAATTACTCCTCTCACTTGATCTGCAAGAGGAATTCCTCGAAGATTTGGAAGCCTATCATCTGCATCCTTCTATGTTGGATGGAATTCTGGGGGCAATGGTATATGAACGGGCTCAGGCTCGCCAGAAGACCTACCTTCCTTTGTCTTATGGTAGGTTTACCTATACAGGAGTAAGGTTCACCAGAAAAATGTATTCCGTCACGGAGCTTCTTTATGACATTACAGGAGATCATGATGTAATCACTGCGCATATTCATGTGTACAACGATCAAGGAGATCTCGTTGCTTATGTGGATAAATATATCATGAAGTCTTTTGCCAATATGTTATTTAAGCCGTATCTTCATACTATTGGGTGGGAACGTTCAACAGTTGAGTTCACGAATAGGGAAGTTGAACATGGGGCGGACAAACAAGTATTGCTTATAAGTAATGATCGGGTTGTCACGCCTGAAATTCCTACAATAAGTCGTGTGAATTATAATCAATTAGATCGGATAACAACAGGGAATAAATATGATGTAGTCGTTTATGCACCATGGATTGGATTGGACATAACTGATCCAGGGAAAATTGAAGAAGAGCTGTTGAATTACTTCCTATTCGCCAAGACAGCCAACAAGTTGCTAAAGAGAGGCGGTAAATTAATTTTTGCAGCCGATCAGGGTCTTGCTTTGGAAAAAGACCAGCTTCAAGTTAACCCCCTTCAATATGCAATGCTGAGCTCAGGTCGGATTGTGGGTTTGGAGAATACAGGTTTTGCTACACAAATGATTCAGATCACCGAGTTTAATATCGACGAGTTGTTAAGGCTTGCTGCTTTCAGTGAACTGGATGGTAAGAAAGTCATTGCTGATGATGGAATCATATACGAAGAATCTCTCATTGAAAATAAAGATTTAAAACATAGACCCGTAAACTTGGTGAAGAATGACTGCGTTATTGTCACAGGGGGATACGGTGGCATAGGACTTGAATATATTGAGCAGCTACTCGATATTAATGCTGAAGTACACATAGCTGTATTGGGACGTACAGATATCCAAGCCGTCCTCGCTTCCAAGCAAGAACGCACACCGTATGAAGACAGCAAACTTAATAAATTGAATAAGCTGATATCTAAAGGGGCTAACCTGAAATTCTACCCTTGCGATATTTCACATGAGTCTGATGTACAGACAGCGATAACTACAATTCAAGCGAAATATAATATAGCCGGAATTATTCATTTGGCGGGAGTGCCAGAAGAAGGCATGTTGTTCACCAAAACGGAGGATGATTTCAAAAACATTATAGCACCTAAGGCTACCGGAACACTTTTGCTCCGCAAGTATGTTAATGCAGACAAGCTACAATTTTTTGTTACCAGTTCTTCAATGACTACAATTACAGGTTCTGCAGGCCAATTCTCTTATACCGTTGCCAACGCATTTTTGGAAGGAATGGCACTATCTGATTCGTTGATAACAGCAATTCAGTGGCCGGGATGGAAAGAGACTGGAATGGCCCTTAATTTCGGAGATTTGGATGCCGCGGATGAACATCTCTTAATGAAGTCTGTTTCTAACATGGAAGGCGGGGAATATATTAAACTTTCGCTTCAGACGGGAAACTCCGGTTTTATTGCAGGCGAATTTAACACATCTAAGATAGAAGAGTATCTAGGTGGTTATATCAATCT